From the Odocoileus virginianus isolate 20LAN1187 ecotype Illinois chromosome 20, Ovbor_1.2, whole genome shotgun sequence genome, the window CCTGGATGCCCTTGGGACTGGAGGCACCTGAACAGGAGCTACGTGGCCTGACCCCCATTTTTCATCACCCTCCTAGGTCTGGGTGCTCAGGAGCCTCCCTAACAATGGGGCTCAGTGAGGTCCTCTGGGCCTCAGGCCCCCCACCCCTGGTTGCTAGGGAGGCCCTCCCCCTGTCAACCAGGTCTGAGGAGATTTTGGGCCCCCTGGACCTTCCCCTTGGGCATCAGTTTACTAAGCAGAGGGAGGCCTTGGCAAGAGGTCTTGGGGTGCCCACTCTTGGGGTCCCCTGGTTGGCAAAGGGGAGATGACTTAGACTCCTCTTGCTTTGCACCCGGGTTGCTGAGGGGGCTCTTCTAACACCAgggccccatcccacccctgagGCCCCTTCCACCTGGTTGCTAAGGAAGCAACTCCCTAGCAACCAGGCATGACCAGGCCAGTGTGACCccccttttttccttccccacTGCTGAGGGGTCTCCCTAGCAACAGAACTTAGAACTttgggggcaggcaggcaggtgggcGGGGCCAAGCCGGTTGCTGGGGTGATGGCCTTCAAGGTCTCTCCCCACAGAGgccccaggaggctggggaggcaACATGGTGGGCTCTGGGATCCCAGCTTTAGGTCTCCTCCTGCTCATGCAGGGCTCAGTAGGTGAGGGCGCTGGCGAGAGGGTCGGAGAGCGGGGCTGGGAGCGCCTCAGCCTCCATTCTCCCCACATGGCTCTTCTCTTTCACAGACGGGAATGGAATCCAGGGATTCTTCTATCCATGGAGTGAGCAGCGGAGGACACCCGGGGTCCCCCCAGGGACAGAGAGCCCAGactggacccccgggtctgagggaggaggggccggggTCCGGACCCccgggtcagagggaggaggggatgaggtccggacccccgggtctgagggaggaggggccgggTTCGGATCccagggtcagagggaggaggggacggGGGTCCGGGCCTccgggtcagagggaggaggggacggGGGTCCGGGCCTccgggtcagagggaggaggggccggggtccggacccccgggtctgagggaggaggggatgaGGTCCGGACCCCCAGGTCAGAGGGAGGGGCCTccgggtcagagggaggaggggccggggtccggacccccgggtctgagggaggaggggatgaGGTCCGGACCCccaggtcagagggaggaggggacggGGGTCCGGGCCCccgggtcagagggaggaggggccggggGTCCGGGCCCccgggtcagagggaggaggggccggggGTCCGGGCCCCCGGGTCAGACGGAGGAGGGGATGAGGTCCGGATCCCCGGGTCTGAGGGGATGGGGtctggacccccgggtctgaggaGGAGGGGCCGAGGGCCTTGACTTTGACTCTGACAGAACAGGGACTGGGGGCCCGGGCTGGAGTGGGCTCTGGGCTGGCGGCCTCGGCCCGGCCGTGGGCTCCGTAACGATGCCGCCCCTCGTGATGGGTCCTCAGGTTGTGAAGGAGACGTGTGGGACCGGGAGAGTTGCGGGGGCCAGGCGGCAATTGAGAACCCCAACCTCTGCCTGCGTCTCCGATGCTGCTACCGCGACGGGGTCTGCTACCACCAGCGTCCGGATGGTGCGCGGGGAGTCAGGGCCCCGGGGTGGGGCTGGCGGTGGGCAGCCCTGGGTCTCACCGCCGCCCGCTCTGCGCAGAGAACATGCGGCGGAAGCACATGTGGGCGCTGGGCTGGACGTGTGGAggcctcctcttcctcatcagCAGCATCTGCCTGTTCTGGCGAGTGGGGCTTGGCGCGGGCGGGCGCCCCTCACCCGGGTGTGGGGGCAGGCGGGCGGCGCGGCTGACGGTGTCCCCTCCCCGCCAGGTGGGCCAGGCGACGCGACATGCTGCGGCTGCCCTGGTTCCTGAAGGGCAAGTGTGACCTGTCCAGGACggtctccttgttgtccaaggaccGGACCCCGAGCGAAAAGAAGACGCCCTCTGTCGGCAGCATTCCTGCCTCGGCGCACGCGGAGGGGGCCCTTGACGTCTCGGGGGGCACCGAGGGGGAGGGGACGGAAGGGGGCGAAGAAACGGAAGGGGGGGACGAAGATGATTAGGGGCGCCCCCTGGAGGGGCCCCTCAATACAGACGTAGCACAGAGCTGCTCGGTCTCTTTTCTGAGAAGCATGAagggggggtggggcgggcgcGGTgctgggaatgtgtgtgtgtgtgttttgggggggGTCTTGGGCTGACGGGGGGGGGTGCTGGGCTGTGATCACGGGAGGTGCGTGGGGACAGGCGTCTGGAATGAGAGAAGCCCCAGGGTAAATGCGGGGGATCTGAGCTGAGAGGTACTTGGGTTAACAAGACACCCTGAGTTGAGTGTAGGTCCCAGGCTGTGATTAGCGGGGGGTCTAGActgagggggtggtggtggcctcAGCTGAGACTCCAgctgggctgggaggggtggTTCACAGGCAGCCGAGCCCCTCATCTGTCCTTCTGCCACTGTCTGACAGTCTCTGCTGCCCACCTGCCAGCCCATGGGATCCTGCGGCCCTTGGGCCAGCAGCGGCTCGTCCCACTCCCCACCAAGGCTGGATGACTGCAGCCCTTGGCCTCGGGACAGAAACCTTTCTGGAAGCTCCTTACGGCTGAAGACTCATCCTGCTCGGCCCCCCTCCTCCTTTCTCAGGGACAGACCCCACACCAGCTGACCCTCCACACgtgttttgtgtttttcccaATAAATATCTTGCAGTCTTTGTCCCTCTGTCTGCCTCTCCGGAGACCCCAAACTAACTGAGGAACCTGGTCTGCAGGAGGTCTGGATGGGGAGTTGGGTCTGGGCTTGAgattcctgcctccctccctgcctgccccaggctcctGTCCCCCCTCCACGAGGGGGCGGCCTGGACAGCTGGGCTCCTAGGGCCCCTTCCCCTGCTCCAGCAGTGTCCCTCCCCAGACAGACATGCAGTGCTAGGAGGCAGAGCCGTTTATCTGGGGGAGAGATGGGAGACAGGCAGGTGTATCCTGGTGgccaggggctgctgggggcagCGGCGCGTCTCCGTCAGGCGCTCACAGCTGGGGCCACGCGTTCATCTGCAGGATGGAGGGTGGCATTAGTGGTGGCTTGGGACCCCTGCATCCCAGGTCCACCACACATGGCCAGGGGCCCCTTCCTCCTGCTTTGGCCCCTCACAACGAACTCTCACACTTATTCAGGGCTCCTCTGATTTTCACAGCCTGCTGGGCAGCAGCAACTGTCCCTTTAACACAGCGGACCCCAGGGGTACAGGGTGGGAGacgagaggcagagagaggcagagaagtcGAGGGGACCACAGAGGCATGACGCAGAGGGACATGGGAGATGGACTGTGACAGACACAGGGAcacaggcagagacagaggagaggaCACGGGGAGAAATGACGTGGGCTGGGTCTGGGTCTGTGCATCCCGATGGGTTTTggtcccagagagagagaggagtgcCTGGAGTCCCACCCACAGTCCCTCTGTTCAAATTCCAGTTCTCTGTCGCTTGGGTGCTGGAGCCACCTCGCCCTGCCCACGCTGAGTCCTGCCTTTGGACAGGCCCGTTTTCCTTCTCAGAGGGGCCTAGAGTCTAATCAGCTTGGCCAGTTTCTGGCAAGTGGTTCTGGCAGCAGAGGTTCCCCACAGCTGGGTTAACATTTCTGGGCAAGGTAAAGTGTTTTCAGGGGGTAATTTTAACCACTGGCGCCTATTTCTGCATGGTATGTCAAACTCTGTGTTAGCTTACGCTTCGTCTATGCATGCATTTGTTCGTCTTcaactgtttcctcatctgaaacaCAGAACATAGCATTTGATCCAGGTGACTATTCTCGAAAttctctcaccaaaaaaaaaaaaaggaaaaaggtatATAACTAGCATTCTTCTGGTTGCAGAGGAGGAAAGTTAATTCATCACCAATAGAGAATGTCTTTGAACATGGATTTAGTTCGTTTATGGAACCCCTCACTTGGGAAACTGATTCGATCATCCATCCATTGTTCCACTTACCTGTTCACCTACCAACCAACCCTTTCATCTGTCCTCTCATCTGTCTACCTACCCATCTGCCCCAAATCCATTCAACTACCCATCCACCTAACTGCCATCAATCAGTCCCATtgtattgggaattccctggaggtccagaggttaggactcagcactttcactgccgtgggcctgggttcagtccctggtcaggaagtttAAATCCAACAAGCCAcactgtgcagccaaaaacaaaaaaaccgaAACCCCCAccatatccatccatccacccacccatccatcaatcaattcatccatccatccatccctcatctgtccatccattcatccacccacccacccaatcATCAGCCTCTGACTTCCTGAGTTCACTCTTAGCTGGGGAATGCTAAGAACAAAGACACCAGGGACCCAGATCTTACCCTCTAGGGTCTCCCTCTTGGGTGCGAGAGACAGtatcagtacacacacacacacacacacacacacacacacacacaacacacagcaATACAAACAATAAAAGGGGGTAACTCAGACCATGAGAAGACCCAGAAAAAGGCACTGAAGTCACAGTCAGATCATAAAAGACATCTGGTAAACTTTCTGTGCGGAGTGAAGACTACAAACGTGCCCCTGATGAAGCTGAAGGCGTGGACAGAGGCCAGTTGGTGGGAGACATCCCGACCATGatggacgggggtggggggtgggggtgccatcATCACTGCAGAGAAGGCAGGAGAGTGGGGGACACACACAGTGAGCCGCCTGCATTCAACCAGAGGGCGGCAGGGAGCCCCAGCAGGTCTCCGCACTCTGGAGAATACAACAACTAGCCCCCCTTGGGCAAGAGGTGGCACCTTTTGGGGGC encodes:
- the TMEM190 gene encoding transmembrane protein 190; protein product: MVGSGIPALGLLLLMQGSVDGNGIQGFFYPWSCEGDVWDRESCGGQAAIENPNLCLRLRCCYRDGVCYHQRPDENMRRKHMWALGWTCGGLLFLISSICLFWWARRRDMLRLPWFLKGKCDLSRTVSLLSKDRTPSEKKTPSVGSIPASAHAEGALDVSGGTEGEGTEGGEETEGGDEDD